The Cydia splendana chromosome 2, ilCydSple1.2, whole genome shotgun sequence nucleotide sequence TGTGCCTTCAGGTGTCGGAGTACATGTCGTGCCTGGGCTCGCTGGCGCCGGTGTCCGGGTCGGACGCGGCTCGGCGGCGCCGCGCGCAGCTCCGCACGCAGCTGCCGCCGCACGACGTAGCGCCCGCCATCCGCAACCACGCCACCGACCAGGAGAAGTCGGAGCACACGGTCAGTATCTCATGGCGTGGCAACTCTATAGTATACTTGCTTTGAGATCAGTATACAGGTGTCGGTACACCGTgccgcaaaattgcatggccactttatgaatgaactCATCCATAATATGTCCATGCAATTTTACAGTTTACAGTTCGCTGTACACGGTGTGCGCTATGCAATATCAATTACAGCAATAGCAAACATTCAAGAGTGCAGTTTTAATGGACATAAATTTAGACACTGGTattgtaagtgtttttttttaactgctGGTCCACTATGGACACGGCTAGCCAGAGACAGAGAGGCATGGAAGgcaatggaggaggcctttgtgTCAAAAGGACACGTCGAACCGACGGTTGTTGcaaacacataaataaataatcaaatactgtattaaatattattaactgtATGTTCGATAATAAAAGgctttgaaattgaaattgaaattgtaaGTGTACTAAACCTAAAATTACATTGTTTTCAGGAATACATTACGCGCATCAAAGAGAATGTCGTCGGTATGGGTAACGTGGTCAGAGTGGGCCCTCTTCAAAGCGGCGAAATTTACTCGGTCGAGAACAGCAAGTCCCACTCCGGTACCAAGTCCTACGCTCTACCTTTGAAGATATCCAACGTTTCCAGGGGCGTGAAGTACAACATAGTCCCGAAGAATGCTTCAGACAAGAAACTGGTTCTTGACTCACAAGGAAATGTTGTCAGCAGCGCTGCCAACTTGCCGGACTACAAAAATAGCCCGATTCTCAGTCACGTCGTTAAAGACAAGCTAAACGTGATGCGCATCGAGTCTGACAGAATCAAAAGTGCTATTGAGCATGGCCCTGTCTACGACAAACTACTTAAAAGCCTGAACGACTTAAACATTCCTGTCACAAATGATGTCTACTTACAGCCTATCAAACTCTTCCGTGAAGAGTACAACAAAAATCCTCAATTTAAGGAGGAGACCAACGAGTTCGCCAAGGCGCTCGGCGCTCACGCCATGCCTGATCTCTGGCCGACCAGTAATAACAACGTTCTGGGCACCGCCAAGATGCTGGACAGCAGACTCCAAAAGGGAACTATTTTTGCTCCCAATGGGGAGATTTGGAGCTGGAAGCACGAACCCACCACTCCCGAGCACAGCGGCACAATTTGCTCTACAAAGATCAATCCCCAGTATTCTACAACTACTAAACCGCCTAATCAGGTGGAGCCTCAGCAGACGGCTCCTTTGAGGGACTATCTTAGGAGCCAGTCGGAAGAAGACATGCCGCCGCCTCCGCTGCCAAACTACAGCACCTACCCGGGAGGCGGGCCGCCGCCAGGTGCGGCCGCGGACTGGAACAACCCTCCCGCCGGCAGCGCCGCTCCCGACAACATGAGTTATCAAGTCTCACCACAAGACAGCTTATATGGCGAGCAAATAGATCCAATCATTGACCAGCTATCTGAGATGACTCTGAGCCCTGCCGAGATGGAATTCAACAGGAAACTCTACAACGAGGGGGTGCCGTGTCAACGCTGCAAGAAGTCTATGTTCGCCGGTGAAGTCGCCGTGAAGGCGGAGAGGGCCGGGCAAGAGGCTATCTGGCATCCCCAATGCTTCACTTGTAGTAAATGTGGCGAGCTGCTGGCGGATCTCGTGTACTTCTTCTACAAAGACGAAATTTACTGCGCCAGGGATTTGGCTAACGTGCTAGAGATTCCCCGCTGCGCCGGCTGCGACGAGCTGATATTCACGCGGCCGTACACCGCGGCGGAGGGCCGCGCGTTCCACGTGCAACATTTCTGTTGCTACCACTGCGACGCGCCACTCGGCGGGAAGAAGTATGTGCCCGATGACAAGACAGGTTTACCCATATGCTTGTCGTGCTATGATCAGTTCTACGCGGAGCGCTGCCGTGCATGCGGTGGCGTTATTGGGCCCGAGCAGCAGGGGGTGTCGTGGAGTAACATGCACTGGCACGCAGACTGCTTCATATGTTCGGGAAGAATGTGCGGAAAGAGCCTCTTGAGTGGGCGGTTTGTCGTCAAACAGGAGATGCCCTTCTGCAGTGTTCCTTGTGTTCAGAGTagggttaaataaacttatATTAAATACTACATCGGAGATTTTATATGCCAATGTATAGATAGGTAattttacatgacatttaaaATTACTCAAACGATACTACATATTTATGTGTGATGCAATATTACTGGGGCCAATTATATGATATACATTGTAAAATTATATCTTTTTTACGAAGGGTTTTTACTGTAGAAgtattattatacataatattgtGTAGGAGTtgataaggggctgtccataaattacgtcatcgatttttgacgagtttggacccccccccccctataatcatccaaaaatcatgcttcaaatgaccccatttcctcctacttcatgctaccgtcatccgatgtccagacccccccccctctaatttgaaatgacgtaatttatgaatagcccctaatggGGTGTAGTAAAGTAAGAcatgtaagtttttttttaaatcaagttGCATAATTTACAGTATATATTTTTGTACTGCATTTTTAGGTAATTGACTGAATGAAGAGTCACTATAAAGCTGGGTATTCATCTAGTAAGCTGCAACTAGATATAAAATTGACAAATTATTTGTAACAGTAAGCAAGcagttgtaacagtttttcctATTGGGTATCTTGTGATGTTTAGACAAAGTATTCTAAAGCCATGGCAATCTATGTGATAGATAGTGATATAAGAGAAACTTCATATTATTATCATTCCTTGAAAAGTGCCATTGTGAGGTATTTATGAATGTTTTGGGAAGTACAATAAAATATAGATATATATTCATTCTGCATTTTACTATCATCCTGCACTTCTAGCGTAATTCCAACTGAACCTCGGCTAGTCAATGTCCACCtaagttaaccctttaccaggctaagggatatatatttcccacatacggcacatttcatttttgaaatgtcagcctggtaaagggttaaactcCAAAGACATAccccaatatcaacctttgtGCATTCCAACAAGGTTCATGATGACGCTCCACACACAATACTAGgtgtggcgttcaaagggttaaccttttggacgccaatgaccgatataaccgcaccgcaggttcaacgccaaagactgattaatcggtcacagaccacagagcaacatagacctatgtacatatgcataaagttcaatttcagttttgacacttcggagacgtggcgtccgcgtgacagcttttgtgtttgacacggcgtcgaaaaggttaatgcaTTCACTACCAGGGAGAGTGGCCTAGGTACAAACTTGTATGatggtggacgcacatgtgcgtcgggggcagtgaatgtgttaatcattttaataaaattatcttATTAGGCTTTGCTTTAATGTTCTTAGTGAGGCTTAAAAGAGATGGGATTCTAACAAACGAGGATTGTCAATCTTGAATCTTTATTTGAGCAAATTATACAAGCAACATCACTTTAGAATTGGCAGCAATCCGTCTATGTACAAGCTTAGCTCTTCACATGGCTATGATGTAGGTATGGCACCTGAAGGGTTAACCAAGCcctaattaaatttgatactgCCTATGGATAAAATGGTTCCACTACATGCGGGTTGGGTGTATGGGGTAGAGGAGGATACCCAAACTACCCAGGaccggagtcagtggaagaaaaTGACTAGACACCTCCCTACTCTTGGATACTTAAGCCCTACACCCCAGCAGAGGGTAACAGGATGAAAAGAACTACATAGTTGCAGCCATATTGCTAatataaaactgaataaatatcACTAAAGGTAATAATTTAAAACTCCAGGAAGTAATTGTTAATACTAAGCatatatttcgatataaaataCATTTGCAGTGCGTAATATTAGAGGAGAGTAGAGAAATAGCATTACTTATAGGAGTTACAGGTTAATTCATCAAGCTTTGACTTTGAGTTTCCCCATGTCGTTTCTCAATTTATTTACATTCTCCTGGAGTGCTTCCTGCTTGTTCTCCAGTGCTGAAATGTGACCGTCAGTTCTCTTGATCTCCTTTGTGATAAACTCCATTCGTTTTGCAACATTCTGTTTCGCTTCTTCCAAATCCTGCTTGACTAACACTGGCCCGATTAACTTGTAGACTTCAGCATCCTTCTTGAGCAGTAACAGTTCTTCCTTGACCgctttattttcatttaactgGCTGTCTAATTGTTGTTTCTGGGAAACCGCCTTATGATATTCTTTTTGGACGTTGGTGATCATCTCCACTTCCTTCTGTAGTTTCTTTTGTATTTCCTCAGTCATTGTGATGTAAAAATTGGTTTAAAGTTGTATAAAGTTAATAGTTAACTTTCCAATGAAATGAAACAGCTAATTTCTAAATTAGACTGGAGTATTTGAGGTTATTTTAGTTCGCTAAACGAAACTCAAACCAAAATGACAGTGACATATGAGCAGTGCTTTTAAAACTATTCGGCACCCATTTAAAAACGGAAAACACAGGGCTATCGCAAAAATATACTCTGGCAAACTTATACCCAAACACACTctctttgtcagtagaaaaaggcgcgaaattcaaattttccacGGAGAAGTTAACCCTACGCGACTacgtttttttaatttgccgcctatttctactgacaaagtggttGTGCCAGCGTAtagtttgtcagtagaataaggcgcaaaattcaaaaCTACTATAAGAGGTGGAAccatcgcgcctacattttacgGACAAATTGGTATGCCAAAATttatatctgcctctctatcactgtTGCTTTTTTGAGTGATAGAGAAGCAACTACATAGGTGATATGAGGTGATGAGATGGGGTAGCTTGACCCCGTAAGCATTTTAAGTAAGTACAGACGAATGTTTACTGACTGTTCCTGGGAAATCAAGATGTTTCTTGCTGGCCTCCACTAAAAATATCCACAGTGTCCTTAAGAGTGCATCCAACAATTTCCTGCGATCTTGTCCGAGTACACATACGCTCCTTGTCTTCTttataaccgacttccaaatcaataatttttaagaaaaaaaaaccgacttctatgggggccggtgaaagataaAGATATGGtacactatgtagaaaaggaggtaaaaccacccacttttcaagtagcatttcgtttctgcaaaggctcgcagttctaacctaacccttgttcggttctgtgaggatcgcagttcaaacctaacctaacccacttaacagcgcatgcggtgcggtgtacgggggtttaagcgggaggggctagtaagagtggcatcatcatactttatacctacgttttgtggtaggtaatcatagtggtttatttagttaaggtatgatagtggttttccgggtccgagtccgggtccgagtccgggatGGTCCGGGTCAAgatccgggtcaaggtccgggtccgagttcgggtccgagtccgggtccgagaccggatccgagtctgggtccgagtccgggtccgaatccgggtTCGGGTCCAAAAAGGATCCGgatatgagtccggttctgggtccgagtccgggtcccagtccaagtcaaaatcaaaATTCGTAATCACCAAATGTGtcactatgcgtcgttgaagagtatAAGAGTAAGGCATACGTATagaattttttgtattttcaactgaaaatcaagcatttacattaaaaactgtcgcatttgatgaagtggaactgctgatgatgattagaacagaactcttcaacgatgcatagtttggcgatttcgatttcgtgggttaggttaggatagaactgcgaGGGGCGCTAGGTCGGGTAACCTCCACGAGGGTCTGGGCCATTCCAATTTCTGTTAATCCTTGCGGATTTGCAGTCAAGGGAATGGTTTATGGCTGGTGCGCCctgggggcaacggtaagtgaTCTCCTGCGTGGGATTGCTTACCGGAGCTGCCAATAACCCGACACCCGGGGTTTAGCCCGGGGGGGAGGGTGTTCTTGGAGTGTCTCTGTGATCTCCTAGGCTATACCGGACAGGGCTACCCATACCGGGTAGGCGAAGAGTGAGGGACACTATCAAGAGCAGGACGGGTTTGCCCGCTTTCAGTGTAGAAACCAGGTGGACAGGCTTCGGCCACCGTCCCAAACTCGTTATCCCAAATGATAAGGTGTTGTTGTCATGTCTAGCAGCCTTTGATGGGACCGAGGGCCTTGCCTTGGTCGGCCGGGTCAAGAGGAGATAACCTCAATAAAAAACCACAATCCCTCGCATGGCGGTTCACCGTGCGGGGGTGCTCTCTTTAGAGCGGCTGGGGTGTGCATCAGCCATTAGTGGCCAACCTGTGACACCGCCCGACCTCACAGAGTATATAGGGCCACAGCTTGGGTACGGGGATCTCTGCCCCTGTGGAAATTTAGTCTCCCCTACTCGTGGGAATTGAATGgataatctaaataaaaacaacacaaaaacaACAAATCTTGAAGATATGGTGGGTGCTTCTGGCGCCGAAAATGAGAGGGACGGCGTCGTTTCAGAACTTAACACGACGCCAGCACAGCTACGGCTGCGGGGCTGCCGAGTGTCGCTACGTCCAGACGAAGCGATGGACTTAAATGCAAATAGCAGGGATCGGAGCCCATACGAAAAAGGAGAGGGATCAGGGACCAAATCAAATATGGCTGACAGTCAGAGGGAAATCAGGACTGAACGTTCAGAGAGGATGCGCCGACTGTCTGATGCGACGGACTCCGACGACCTTCCAGAAGTTATCTTTATAGATAAGGCTGGCGAGAAATCGGGGGAAAAACAGCTGGCCCAAAAACGGTACCATACTGGATCGGATGAGGATACGTGGCTGGGGACCTTGCCAAAAGTCAATACAGCACGTAGAGGCGGGAAAAACGGAAAGGGCAAGACTCGCGGAGCGTGCACGGGTATTTTCAAGGCCAAGCCCCTTGGGGCATACGTGGGAATCGCCAAGACCAAAACTTTGTTGAAAAGAAGGCTCGAAATGGATACTACTGAAAAAGATACCGGAAATGCGTCCCAATCTCGCGGGCCAGCCTCCTGCTGGATGAAGGACCAAACATCCGAACATGTCATATCTGATGAGGAGCTGGAAATGGAGTACAGCCTGGTGCCGGAAGGCCCTCAGTCTCCGGCTGCTGACGGAGACGAGGCGGATGTGGCCCGCAAGGCAGCCAAGAGTGTGCTGGCAGAAATcagcaaatgtatgaatttaAAAGGAACAATCCGCGGCCGCATTAACAAGGCGTGCCGCGAGATAGTAACGGCCATGGATAACATGGACTCAAGAGAGGAAAATGAAGAGGTCCATGTCCTTCGGGCGAATAACAAAAGACTGAAGGAAGAGCTAGCTCATGCCACGACTGAGATGAAAGCGCTTAGAAAGGCCTTCTCCGAACGGAATAAGAAGGATACTCCAGCAGACAGTGCAAGGCCTAACCAGATTCTGGGGTCGGTAACGGATGCCTTGTCTGGGTTTAGGGAGGAGCTAGAGGCGAGTCTATTCAAGTCGATTGGGGATATGGTTAATGCCCGCTTAGACGACATAAAGAGCCGCCTCCCTCCGGCGCCGATCGTCCGCCCGCCACTGGCGGCGGACCGAAGAAAGGCATCTGAGGCTGCCGATGCGACGGTTTCTCCAACAGCCCCCGTGGTTGATTTGCCGGATGATCCCTGGACCCCGTtgcctgcccctgcccctgttCCTGCCGCAAGGCCCAGAAAAACGGCAGATAAATCTGTAGCATCGTCGGGGTCAACGCTAATGCCCCCTGCCAGAGCTGCACCAGGGACCAAATTGCCGCGGAAGAAACAAGCGGCTACCAAGCAGGTAGTACCCCGGGTGGCACCTCCCCTTCCTGCGGAAAGGTCGACAAAACCCACCTCCGCTCCCCGAGCGAAGAGGGTCCCTCAGACGGTGCCGCCCCCATCACCGACGACTGCTGCTCCGACGTGGACGGAAGTAGTAGGCCGTAAGGCAAAGAGGAAAGCTAAAAAACCAACAGCTGCAGCAGGCCAACCGGCTGTTAAACCAAAGCCGAAGCCACGTATACTGGTGGCTCCATCAACGGCGGGCATAGTAGTGGCTCTCAAACCAGAATCTGAGGCTACATATGCGGGAATCCTAACCAAGGTGACGACCTCGTTTGGTCTAGCCGAGGTGGGGATAGACCACGCCAAAGTTAGGAAAACGGCCGATGGGGCGCGTATCATCGAGGTTTCTGGTACCGACAATGGCAGGGCAGCCGATATCCTGCGCGAGAAATTGGAGGGTCTTATTGGCAACGACGCGAGGGTGTACCGGCCAACTAAAATGGCTGGCTTGAGGATATCAGGACTCATGGAATCTGCAACCACGGAGGCAGTAGCCGAGGCAATAACAGCGAAGGGTGGTTGCAGACTTGACGAAGTGAAGGTCGGTGCAATCCGTACCGGATTTAATGGGGCAGGATCGACTCTCATTAAATGCCCGGTGACAGCTGCCAACAAGATAGTAGAGGGAGGGCGTTTGCTTGTGGGGTGGTCGAGTGCACGAGTACAGGTTCTAGATCCAGCACCGTTCCGCTGTTATAAGTGCATGGGGACGGGGCACACTCGCGCTACTTGCCCCTCACAAATAGACAGAGGGAACACGTGCTTCCGATGCAGCAAGCCGGGACATAAGGCGTCCGGCTGTACCGAGGCGCCATTCTGCGCGGTGTGTCATCAGGCCAAAAAACCAGCCGGACACTACATGGGAGGCCAAGCGTGCTGCCCCCCACCGACTAAGGGTAGACAAGACCCCATCCGGCCCCAGGGGCCCGATCAGAGATCCGCCCATGGGGCTGACGAGGGACAAGACATGGATGTGTAATGTTGCCACGCCCTTACGAACTCCTACAGACCAACTTGAACAACTGCGCCCGTGCCCAAGACCTGCTTATGCAGGTAATAGCAGAGTGGGCATAGGCGCGGCTGTGGCAGCGGAACCATATTGTGTTCCGCCTCAGCCCAACTGGGTAGGAGCAACTGATCGGAAAGTGGCCATAATGGTACCGACTAGCGGGGACTATCCTCCCCTGATCGCCGTTCATAAAGGTCCAGGAATTGCGGCAGCTAAATGGGGAAAGATTATAATAATCGGCACTTATTTTTCCCCCAATAGGCCACTATGGGAATTCGAGGGTTACTTAGACAATCTGGGGGGGCTGATAAGGAGGTTAGCGCCAACCCCGGTACTCGTAATGGGAGATCTCAATGCTAAAAGCGCAGCCTGGGGTTCCCCTGTTACAGACGTGAGGGGCGAAACCCTTAGGGATTGGGTGCTAGCGATGGGGCTTGTGGTTTCAAACCAAGGGCACGCTTACACATGTGTGCGGCAGCAGGGAGGGTCCATTGTGGACGTCACTCTTGCAACCCCAGTTATCGCCAATCGAATTGAGGACTGGCGTGTACTAGAGAATGTTGAGACCCTCTCCGATCACGTCTACATCAGGATGAGGATTTCTCCATCTCCAGCGGCTCCATCACAGGGTCTACCGCATACAGCGGGTAGGCGTCGTTCCAATGGCCGCTTCCCTAGGTGGTCCTTGGCTAGCCTAGATAAAGAGATGATTGAGGAGGCTGCATTGATACAGGCTTGGTGCGCTCCCCCGCCAGTAGACCTCGGGGTTGAAGAAAGGGCAGCCCGCTTCCGTACCTCGCTCACCACGGTGTGCGATGCTGGCATGTCGAGAGCAAAGAAACCAACTGGCAGAAAACAGGTCTACTGGTGGTCGGAGGAAATTGCGGCCCTCCGAGTAACCGCCAATGCTGCACGCCGTAAATTCATAAGGTGCAGGCGCCGACAACA carries:
- the LOC134805992 gene encoding testin, translated to MSESCVETPEAPAWLSKLESQREKLSKARLGHDSGAGAPCNSCGPSCPGLDLHFWRKVCRSCHCSKDVHDVQDDDLSGWAQFELLGTAKPKKASMPLIKIRGVTDKPVKLDWVPPNASTELVSEYMSCLGSLAPVSGSDAARRRRAQLRTQLPPHDVAPAIRNHATDQEKSEHTEYITRIKENVVGMGNVVRVGPLQSGEIYSVENSKSHSGTKSYALPLKISNVSRGVKYNIVPKNASDKKLVLDSQGNVVSSAANLPDYKNSPILSHVVKDKLNVMRIESDRIKSAIEHGPVYDKLLKSLNDLNIPVTNDVYLQPIKLFREEYNKNPQFKEETNEFAKALGAHAMPDLWPTSNNNVLGTAKMLDSRLQKGTIFAPNGEIWSWKHEPTTPEHSGTICSTKINPQYSTTTKPPNQVEPQQTAPLRDYLRSQSEEDMPPPPLPNYSTYPGGGPPPGAAADWNNPPAGSAAPDNMSYQVSPQDSLYGEQIDPIIDQLSEMTLSPAEMEFNRKLYNEGVPCQRCKKSMFAGEVAVKAERAGQEAIWHPQCFTCSKCGELLADLVYFFYKDEIYCARDLANVLEIPRCAGCDELIFTRPYTAAEGRAFHVQHFCCYHCDAPLGGKKYVPDDKTGLPICLSCYDQFYAERCRACGGVIGPEQQGVSWSNMHWHADCFICSGRMCGKSLLSGRFVVKQEMPFCSVPCVQSRVK
- the LOC134799715 gene encoding prefoldin subunit 6 encodes the protein MTEEIQKKLQKEVEMITNVQKEYHKAVSQKQQLDSQLNENKAVKEELLLLKKDAEVYKLIGPVLVKQDLEEAKQNVAKRMEFITKEIKRTDGHISALENKQEALQENVNKLRNDMGKLKVKA